A stretch of Lathyrus oleraceus cultivar Zhongwan6 chromosome 6, CAAS_Psat_ZW6_1.0, whole genome shotgun sequence DNA encodes these proteins:
- the LOC127093782 gene encoding receptor-like protein 55 yields the protein MNSDSFSALPGSIHLDLSSNQLNGSISKFISEMQSIKYLNLANNTLHGVVPFNLTFVKGFGSIQTWLNRSAGFCSRNGHPETISAQPLVASGSEESLEKKLKNGPKRCSNCNKRLNYLEMLEFS from the exons ATGAACTCCGATTCATTTTCTGCTCTTCCTGGTTCGATTCATCTGGATCTTAGTTCAAACCAACTCAACGGGTCTATCTCGAAATTCATTTCTGAAATGCAGAGTATCAAGTACTTGAATCTAGCTAACAATACCCTCCACGGCGTTGTTCCTTTTAACCTCACTTTCGTTAAGGGGTTTGGAAGTATTCAAACTTGGCTGAATCGCTCCGCCGGTTTTTGCTCTCGAAACGGACATCCCGAAACCATCTCTGCACAACCGTTAGTTGCTTCTGGCTCAGAGGAGAGTTTGGAGAAGAAGCTCAAGAATGGTCCTAAACGGTGCTCCAACTGCAATAAGCG GTTAAATTACCTTGAAATGTTGGAATTTAGTTAG